One stretch of Eupeodes corollae chromosome 2, idEupCoro1.1, whole genome shotgun sequence DNA includes these proteins:
- the LOC129946999 gene encoding uncharacterized protein LOC129946999 isoform X1 has translation MSFVLEQIMILESRSPDSELFKFCISMLNVILWTPHFSKHICNKILKKIVKLKGESIIFNLSKSSRKIPKYTQYSMKIFLTSFIVYSRESSSQSLLILETCLQSHLPDSIIDLTPIEIVQNCKILILLYGCSFFKKQLRNFINAHRVLENLTIMLQNSEGYLNNDEIWKILRIYAYFSNYAFLSALEYTGVQTISEYLLAKCSDFCSDNQMLYPANKYIIYFAERFAPNTKLSNKMILSYISQEPSLTSPKIAQIIPSNKILHFICSSDYNQVVNAVRILKKKHLKEDDMDFIVKQCFCHLKSEEIKIQGALSLINKNVKIISACSVRNILTETIAFLKTKQKAPKYSALCYFLMMETCVNLVRFSTNLIYFEKQ, from the exons ATGAGTTTTGTCTTGGAGCAGATTATG atattggAATCAAGGAGCCCTGACTCAGAACTATTCAAATTTTGCATTTCAATGCTCAATGTTATTCTTTGGACTCCACACTTCAGTAAACACATTTGCAACAAAATTCTCAAGAAGATAGTAAAATTAAAGGGTGAATCGATAATTTTCAACCTCTCAAAATCCTCtag aaaaataccaaaatacaCCCAATATTCCATGAAAATATTCTTAACTTCATTTATCGTCTATTCGAGAGAATCCTCATCTCAAAGCCTTTTGATACTTGAAACATGTCTTCAAAGTCATTTGCCTGATTCCATAATTGACCTAACACCCATTGAAATTGTTcagaattgtaaaattttaattttactttatggatgttcgtttttcaaaaaacaactaCGCAATTTCATAAATGCTCACAGGGTTTTAGAAAATCTTACAATAATGTTACAAAATTCAGAAGGCTATCTCAATAATGACGAGATTTGGaagattttaagaatttatgct TACTTTTCAAATTATGCATTTCTAAGCGCACTCGAATATACTGGAGTTCAAACAATATCGGAATATTTACTAGCAAAATGCAGTGATTTTTGTTCGGACAATCAAATGTTATACCCCGCTAATAAGTACATAATATACTTTGCAGAAAGATTCGCTCCAAATACcaaactatcaaataaaatg ATTCTATCTTATATAAGTCAAGAGCCTTCGCTTACGAGTCCAAAAATAGCCCAAATTATtccatcaaacaaaattttacacttCATATGTTCGAGTGATTACAATCAAGTCGTAAACGCTGTTAGGATACTCAAAAAGAAGCACTTAAAAGAAGACGATATGGATTTTATTGTGAAGCAGTGTTTTTGCCATTTGAAGTCCGAGGAAATCAAAATTCAAGGTGCATTaagtttaattaacaaaaatgtaaaaattatttcagcTTGCAGTGTAAGAAACATACTAACTGAAACTATAGCCTTCCTGAAGACAAAACAGAAGGCTCCAAAATATTCAGCACtttgttattttcttatgaTGGAAACGTGTGTAAATTTGGTAAGATTTTCTACAAatcttatatattttgaaaaacaataa
- the LOC129946999 gene encoding uncharacterized protein LOC129946999 isoform X2, translating to MLNVILWTPHFSKHICNKILKKIVKLKGESIIFNLSKSSRKIPKYTQYSMKIFLTSFIVYSRESSSQSLLILETCLQSHLPDSIIDLTPIEIVQNCKILILLYGCSFFKKQLRNFINAHRVLENLTIMLQNSEGYLNNDEIWKILRIYAYFSNYAFLSALEYTGVQTISEYLLAKCSDFCSDNQMLYPANKYIIYFAERFAPNTKLSNKMILSYISQEPSLTSPKIAQIIPSNKILHFICSSDYNQVVNAVRILKKKHLKEDDMDFIVKQCFCHLKSEEIKIQGALSLINKNVKIISACSVRNILTETIAFLKTKQKAPKYSALCYFLMMETCVNLVRFSTNLIYFEKQ from the exons ATGCTCAATGTTATTCTTTGGACTCCACACTTCAGTAAACACATTTGCAACAAAATTCTCAAGAAGATAGTAAAATTAAAGGGTGAATCGATAATTTTCAACCTCTCAAAATCCTCtag aaaaataccaaaatacaCCCAATATTCCATGAAAATATTCTTAACTTCATTTATCGTCTATTCGAGAGAATCCTCATCTCAAAGCCTTTTGATACTTGAAACATGTCTTCAAAGTCATTTGCCTGATTCCATAATTGACCTAACACCCATTGAAATTGTTcagaattgtaaaattttaattttactttatggatgttcgtttttcaaaaaacaactaCGCAATTTCATAAATGCTCACAGGGTTTTAGAAAATCTTACAATAATGTTACAAAATTCAGAAGGCTATCTCAATAATGACGAGATTTGGaagattttaagaatttatgct TACTTTTCAAATTATGCATTTCTAAGCGCACTCGAATATACTGGAGTTCAAACAATATCGGAATATTTACTAGCAAAATGCAGTGATTTTTGTTCGGACAATCAAATGTTATACCCCGCTAATAAGTACATAATATACTTTGCAGAAAGATTCGCTCCAAATACcaaactatcaaataaaatg ATTCTATCTTATATAAGTCAAGAGCCTTCGCTTACGAGTCCAAAAATAGCCCAAATTATtccatcaaacaaaattttacacttCATATGTTCGAGTGATTACAATCAAGTCGTAAACGCTGTTAGGATACTCAAAAAGAAGCACTTAAAAGAAGACGATATGGATTTTATTGTGAAGCAGTGTTTTTGCCATTTGAAGTCCGAGGAAATCAAAATTCAAGGTGCATTaagtttaattaacaaaaatgtaaaaattatttcagcTTGCAGTGTAAGAAACATACTAACTGAAACTATAGCCTTCCTGAAGACAAAACAGAAGGCTCCAAAATATTCAGCACtttgttattttcttatgaTGGAAACGTGTGTAAATTTGGTAAGATTTTCTACAAatcttatatattttgaaaaacaataa